The proteins below come from a single Priestia megaterium NBRC 15308 = ATCC 14581 genomic window:
- a CDS encoding toprim domain-containing protein codes for MEKRLYVRKEESMKARDVDLLSYLEAKGETFVKEGQYYRHTKHDSLLIKGNMYAWNSRNETGYGAISFAQMYYGMSFPQAVLDINKGDYKEVAHSHEQPSVSTSKEPFRYPKELEVQDQTKAKEYLIKERHIDPRLVHWLFQKDLIAQDKRNNVVFKWREQGGKGKVIGTDRQGTVPMKNKRGSFKQVLPNDNPHTGFSVDVGKPTSIHFFESPIDLLSYWSIQGKGLQNTRLISMNGLKPKTVAQSYLTARREGLPIKELILAVDHDQGGKEFIKKMKQIVNADLIKKKLPSTGKDWNDELKKGAKEKPFSKYFSSSRTKPNEQERSMNG; via the coding sequence TGGAAGCCAAAGGCGAAACGTTTGTCAAAGAAGGACAGTATTACCGCCATACCAAGCATGATAGTCTGCTGATTAAAGGGAACATGTACGCATGGAATAGCCGAAATGAGACAGGGTATGGAGCCATCAGTTTCGCGCAAATGTATTACGGGATGTCATTCCCACAAGCTGTCTTAGATATTAATAAAGGCGACTATAAAGAAGTTGCTCATTCTCATGAGCAACCATCAGTTTCAACATCAAAAGAGCCTTTTCGATATCCAAAGGAATTAGAGGTACAGGATCAAACGAAAGCAAAAGAGTATCTCATTAAGGAACGGCACATTGATCCTCGGCTCGTTCATTGGCTCTTTCAAAAGGATTTAATTGCCCAAGACAAACGCAATAATGTGGTATTTAAATGGCGAGAACAGGGAGGCAAGGGGAAAGTCATTGGGACGGATCGACAAGGAACAGTGCCGATGAAAAATAAGCGTGGTTCCTTTAAACAAGTTCTGCCCAATGATAACCCTCATACGGGCTTTTCTGTTGATGTAGGAAAGCCGACGAGCATTCATTTTTTTGAAAGTCCGATTGATCTACTTTCCTATTGGAGTATACAAGGAAAGGGATTGCAGAATACACGCCTTATTAGTATGAATGGGTTAAAACCGAAAACCGTTGCGCAGTCGTATCTTACAGCTCGGCGTGAAGGACTTCCCATTAAGGAATTGATTTTAGCTGTGGATCATGACCAAGGAGGAAAGGAATTTATCAAGAAAATGAAACAAATCGTCAATGCCGATCTCATTAAAAAGAAACTACCGTCTACAGGCAAGGATTGGAACGATGAGCTGAAAAAAGGAGCGAAAGAAAAGCCATTTTCCAAATACTTTTCTTCTTCGCGAACCAAACCCAACGAACAGGAGCGTTCCATGAATGGATAA
- a CDS encoding restriction endonuclease, whose translation MDNFIISIGCFLVFVLVFKSLLFLYQVLRTRKQQKALLKADMPYIDKMDGRQFEIYLQVLFRHLGYHPEVTKQSGDFGADLIMERDEKIVVQAKRYGYKNRVSLSAVQEVYGAKAYYRANQAWVVTNSYFTKQAKELAAACGVKLVEREDLQELICAINPTFEAKEIYENVTPEARKCPTCGKQLVVHQEKEGRFFGCSSFPSCRHTEKINK comes from the coding sequence ATGGATAATTTTATTATCAGCATCGGATGTTTTCTTGTTTTTGTTCTTGTATTTAAAAGCTTGCTTTTTCTTTATCAGGTTCTTCGAACGCGTAAACAGCAGAAGGCCTTATTAAAAGCTGATATGCCGTATATTGATAAAATGGATGGGCGGCAATTTGAAATTTATCTACAAGTTCTTTTTCGACATTTAGGCTATCATCCAGAAGTAACAAAGCAGTCTGGTGACTTTGGCGCTGATTTAATTATGGAGAGAGATGAAAAAATTGTGGTTCAAGCGAAACGATACGGCTACAAAAATCGAGTCAGTTTATCAGCTGTGCAAGAGGTATACGGGGCGAAAGCCTATTATCGAGCTAACCAAGCATGGGTGGTGACGAATAGTTATTTCACCAAACAAGCCAAAGAGTTGGCAGCTGCATGTGGTGTAAAGTTGGTTGAACGTGAGGATCTGCAAGAGCTCATTTGTGCTATTAACCCCACGTTCGAGGCAAAAGAAATCTATGAAAATGTCACACCGGAAGCGCGTAAGTGCCCAACGTGTGGTAAGCAATTAGTAGTGCACCAAGAAAAAGAAGGTCGCTTTTTTGGCTGTTCGTCTTTTCCTTCTTGTCGTCATACCGAAAAAATAAATAAGTAA
- a CDS encoding tyrosine-type recombinase/integrase, with product MRVEEISVGNRKAYLLIGTSGLPVEPVAKYMKYLYNSERSSNTLQTYCTALKFYFTYLEQTGIDYQQVSFEKLSNFVVWLRNPYENNNVVLHKTVKAKRRESTVNNYLTVVASFYDYLYRNDLVDSDMVEKLMKKMFIGAGGNGYKGFLHHVNGGKPISKNILKLKEPRKRVQVFTKEQVEEIYYSTTNIRDKFLVRLLFESGLRIGEVLSLFLEDLQFDAKQRKHKIQLTNRGELPNGGKLKTGERKLDISQGFMNLYDDYLYEVVDEYNPDHNFVFVKIWGKNAGDPLTYSDVYATFKELERKTGIHITPHMFRHTHATIYYLQTKNIKLVQERLGHAQIQTTMNLYIHPSEDEIRKDWEKAAHAFEIGQENMEDFQSNIPDEAVPF from the coding sequence ATGAGAGTAGAAGAAATATCTGTTGGTAATAGAAAGGCATATCTTCTAATTGGTACAAGTGGATTACCTGTTGAACCTGTTGCAAAGTATATGAAATACCTATACAACAGTGAGAGGAGCAGTAATACTTTACAGACGTACTGTACGGCTTTGAAATTTTACTTTACATACTTGGAGCAAACAGGAATTGATTATCAACAGGTGAGCTTTGAAAAGTTATCTAACTTCGTTGTTTGGCTTAGAAATCCCTATGAAAACAATAACGTTGTACTCCATAAAACAGTAAAAGCTAAACGCAGGGAAAGCACAGTAAACAATTACCTTACGGTCGTGGCATCATTTTATGATTACTTATACAGAAATGATTTAGTGGACTCAGACATGGTTGAAAAGCTTATGAAGAAGATGTTCATTGGTGCTGGTGGGAATGGGTACAAGGGTTTCTTACACCATGTAAATGGAGGGAAACCTATCTCTAAAAATATTCTAAAGCTGAAGGAACCCAGGAAACGCGTCCAAGTATTTACGAAAGAACAAGTCGAAGAAATCTATTATTCTACTACAAATATAAGAGATAAATTTCTTGTGCGGTTGCTTTTTGAAAGTGGATTGCGTATCGGAGAGGTTCTCTCCCTGTTTCTTGAAGATCTTCAATTCGATGCTAAACAAAGAAAGCACAAAATCCAACTGACCAATAGAGGTGAATTGCCAAACGGAGGTAAATTGAAGACTGGAGAGCGAAAATTAGACATCTCTCAGGGTTTCATGAACCTATACGACGATTATTTGTACGAAGTGGTTGATGAATATAACCCGGACCATAATTTTGTGTTTGTGAAGATTTGGGGAAAGAATGCTGGAGACCCCCTCACCTACTCCGATGTCTATGCGACCTTTAAAGAGCTTGAAAGAAAAACAGGTATACATATTACCCCGCATATGTTTCGACACACTCATGCTACAATTTATTATCTTCAAACCAAAAATATCAAGCTGGTACAAGAACGTTTAGGTCACGCCCAAATTCAAACCACGATGAACCTATACATTCACCCCTCTGAGGATGAAATCCGAAAGGATTGGGAGAAAGCCGCCCATGCATTTGAGATTGGGCAAGAAAACATGGAAGACTTTCAATCAAATATCCCTGACGAAGCAGTTCCTTTTTAG
- a CDS encoding tyrosine-type recombinase/integrase produces MDKIIANNAITKNEYWNLITSTLSSYEVKDISPDGKVTRRVVNNDYFLVNDIWNVNDIGNIPNFEESFNRYKVPSRNQKFPTENKTIGLELKFVYYCKLFNDEWSLNSFFHTYKTFLNKLVLFLNEKHSHLYSLLDLDVEKTEKEWIWWLNNKGVKTTLARKSVQYGEFETKTPIATFFRSIYEKLFNLTDTREEWGKDRWDVRVLNANYGVDYNASLPLYYIDFTKIENVTFRQYLKKYIKTRLLGGRKFSWSTAQNYVRWVPKFFNFINELEPEWDDLKDLTRQHIEKYVEFLHHYAQNNLKNRNANPDKFIYINVECTYSFLRDTQRYDYSIAPKKSTTKLLYSEDYPSLDKKSDDTIDYIPDYVLEQLFDNINDLHSDVQPVVWIAFKTGLRISDTLGLTQECLVRLNGKYSIQTDIEKIYVNGHKIPIDDQLANMIAVLIHKSKELSNDDNNPNKYIFVRYKGSRKGKPFSQFWVRDQLGKLAFEKNITDEVGNVFHFKSHQFRHTYAVKMLNGGADILTVQELLAHASPEMTLRYARLLDDTKRKAFEKVVKQGVFSFNLNGEIHQVSETEDIPEDILDMMWKDEKLNALDNPYGTCRARVKGNCPLAAEPPCLTANDGKPCFDLAVGMTSFDVKKYELLIETTTKWIEASKKYGREDMVKANEKNLERYQSIYETIKGGNVIFGKFERVKKQLERKQKKGVKHG; encoded by the coding sequence TTGGATAAAATCATAGCAAACAATGCAATTACAAAAAATGAATATTGGAACTTAATCACATCTACTCTCTCCTCTTACGAGGTTAAGGATATATCTCCTGATGGAAAAGTAACAAGGAGAGTCGTGAATAATGATTACTTTTTAGTCAATGATATTTGGAATGTAAATGATATTGGTAACATCCCTAACTTTGAGGAAAGCTTCAACAGATACAAAGTTCCTAGTAGGAATCAAAAGTTTCCAACCGAAAACAAAACTATTGGCTTAGAACTTAAATTTGTTTATTATTGTAAGTTGTTTAACGATGAATGGAGTTTAAACAGCTTTTTTCATACTTACAAAACATTCCTAAACAAATTAGTTTTATTTCTTAACGAAAAACATTCTCACCTCTATTCTCTCCTTGATTTGGACGTTGAGAAAACTGAGAAAGAGTGGATTTGGTGGTTGAACAACAAAGGTGTAAAAACAACCCTAGCAAGAAAAAGTGTGCAGTATGGTGAATTTGAGACTAAAACACCAATAGCGACTTTCTTCCGTTCCATATATGAGAAATTATTTAATCTAACCGATACCCGTGAGGAATGGGGAAAAGATAGATGGGATGTTAGGGTGTTAAATGCCAATTATGGAGTAGATTACAACGCCTCACTACCACTTTATTATATTGATTTCACAAAAATTGAAAATGTTACTTTTAGACAATATTTAAAAAAATATATTAAAACTAGATTACTAGGTGGCAGGAAATTTTCTTGGTCAACTGCTCAAAATTATGTGAGATGGGTTCCCAAGTTCTTTAATTTTATTAATGAATTAGAACCTGAATGGGATGATTTAAAAGATCTTACAAGACAGCATATAGAAAAGTATGTAGAGTTTCTTCATCATTATGCCCAAAATAACTTAAAGAATAGAAATGCCAACCCGGATAAATTTATATATATAAACGTGGAGTGCACTTATTCATTTTTAAGAGATACCCAGCGTTACGATTACAGTATTGCACCTAAGAAATCAACTACAAAGTTACTTTACTCTGAGGATTATCCTTCTCTTGATAAGAAATCAGATGATACTATTGATTACATTCCTGACTATGTATTAGAGCAATTATTTGACAATATAAACGACCTTCATTCAGATGTACAACCTGTCGTGTGGATTGCTTTTAAAACTGGATTGCGTATCAGCGATACATTAGGATTAACACAGGAGTGTTTGGTTCGGTTAAATGGCAAATATTCTATTCAAACCGATATTGAAAAAATATATGTGAATGGTCATAAAATCCCGATTGACGACCAATTAGCAAATATGATTGCCGTTTTAATCCATAAATCCAAGGAACTCAGTAACGATGATAACAACCCTAATAAATACATCTTCGTTCGGTACAAAGGTTCCCGTAAGGGAAAACCATTTTCCCAGTTTTGGGTACGAGATCAACTTGGAAAACTAGCTTTCGAAAAGAACATTACTGACGAAGTGGGCAATGTATTCCATTTCAAATCACACCAATTTCGACATACATATGCGGTCAAGATGTTGAATGGTGGCGCTGACATTTTAACCGTCCAGGAATTACTAGCTCATGCCTCGCCTGAAATGACCCTGCGATACGCCCGTTTATTGGACGATACAAAACGGAAAGCGTTTGAAAAGGTGGTTAAGCAAGGTGTATTTTCCTTTAACCTAAATGGGGAAATTCATCAAGTATCTGAAACAGAAGATATCCCTGAAGACATTCTAGATATGATGTGGAAAGATGAAAAGCTAAACGCTTTGGACAACCCCTACGGAACTTGTCGTGCTAGAGTGAAAGGAAACTGCCCATTAGCAGCAGAACCTCCTTGTCTCACAGCCAACGATGGAAAGCCTTGTTTTGATTTAGCTGTAGGTATGACGAGTTTTGACGTTAAAAAGTATGAACTTCTAATAGAAACCACTACAAAGTGGATTGAAGCCTCCAAAAAATATGGTCGCGAAGATATGGTCAAAGCTAATGAAAAAAACTTGGAGAGATACCAGAGCATTTATGAAACAATCAAGGGTGGGAATGTAATTTTTGGAAAATTTGAACGTGTGAAGAAACAGTTAGAAAGAAAACAGAAGAAAGGTGTTAAACATGGCTAA
- a CDS encoding DUF6262 family protein produces the protein MANFEREEQLRQLHKQRKQATKDKVEEAIKRLIKSSKAINFNSVAKEAGVAKATLYNHIELKERIDFLRNQQEKAFVDDRIKRDENNQNAVISSLKRRIEKLEKKNQQLEKENRELRQKENEKLTDYFTKL, from the coding sequence ATGGCTAATTTTGAACGTGAGGAGCAACTACGGCAACTACATAAACAGCGAAAACAAGCAACTAAAGATAAAGTTGAGGAGGCTATTAAACGTCTTATAAAGAGTTCTAAAGCAATAAACTTTAATAGTGTGGCAAAAGAAGCAGGTGTAGCGAAAGCTACCCTATACAATCATATAGAACTCAAAGAGCGCATTGATTTCTTGCGAAATCAACAAGAAAAAGCATTTGTGGATGATAGAATTAAACGGGATGAAAATAATCAGAACGCGGTCATCTCTTCCCTCAAAAGAAGAATTGAAAAGTTAGAGAAAAAAAATCAACAATTAGAAAAAGAAAATAGAGAGTTGCGCCAAAAAGAAAATGAAAAGCTCACCGATTACTTTACAAAGTTATAA
- a CDS encoding HU family DNA-binding protein: protein MRKDEVLSMKKAELIEAVASKSELTKQEAKKAVEALFETITTTLAKGEKVQLVGFGTFEVRERAERTGRNPQTGEEITIPATKVPGFKVGKELKEAVK, encoded by the coding sequence ATACGAAAAGATGAGGTATTATCTATGAAAAAAGCTGAATTGATTGAGGCAGTTGCTTCAAAGTCAGAATTAACAAAACAAGAGGCAAAAAAAGCTGTAGAAGCGTTATTTGAAACCATTACTACGACCCTTGCCAAAGGTGAAAAAGTTCAACTAGTAGGATTTGGCACATTTGAAGTACGTGAACGTGCAGAGCGTACAGGTCGTAACCCTCAAACAGGAGAAGAAATAACGATTCCAGCAACTAAGGTTCCAGGTTTTAAAGTAGGAAAAGAATTAAAAGAAGCTGTTAAATAA
- a CDS encoding alpha/beta-type small acid-soluble spore protein yields MANNKNSNTNELLVYGAQQAIDQMKYEIASEFGVNLGPDTTARANGSVGGEITKRLVQMAEQQLGGKNIR; encoded by the coding sequence ATGGCAAACAATAAAAATAGCAATACAAATGAACTATTAGTATATGGTGCTCAACAAGCAATTGACCAAATGAAATATGAAATCGCTAGTGAGTTTGGTGTCAATCTTGGTCCTGATACAACGGCCCGTGCAAATGGATCTGTAGGTGGAGAGATTACAAAACGTCTTGTGCAAATGGCGGAACAACAACTTGGTGGCAAAAACATCCGATAA
- a CDS encoding STAS domain-containing protein, which yields MDNLHFLGEKILEKRYEIAQMVHTNRMNDLKEVKDVNITKEEIIELRANFISYFGQALMEKTDQKIIVNQIVKWAKESGEFASNLGISLSEALEDTTYYRKFIWEVLKEEIKNHNIPTDTIFELITIIDPLLDKAVYVFSLTYVNIHQETLKKAKSAFLELSVPVVPITKGIAILPLIGEVDPERATLLLEETLKKANELKLSHLLFDLSGVMIVDTMVAHQIFKIVDALGLLGVKTILIGIRPEVAQTMIQLGIDFSEITIKANLEQALLGLNLTIDTLE from the coding sequence ATGGATAATTTGCACTTTCTAGGAGAAAAAATCTTAGAAAAAAGATATGAAATTGCACAAATGGTACACACGAATAGAATGAATGACCTTAAAGAGGTAAAAGACGTCAATATTACAAAAGAAGAAATTATTGAATTAAGAGCAAACTTCATCAGTTATTTTGGGCAGGCTCTCATGGAAAAAACGGATCAAAAAATAATTGTTAATCAAATAGTGAAATGGGCAAAAGAGTCAGGAGAATTTGCATCAAATCTAGGTATTTCTCTGAGTGAGGCTTTAGAAGATACGACCTATTACCGAAAATTCATATGGGAAGTCCTTAAAGAAGAAATAAAAAATCATAATATACCTACAGACACAATATTTGAATTAATCACTATCATTGACCCTTTATTAGATAAAGCTGTTTATGTTTTTAGTTTGACGTATGTAAATATTCATCAAGAAACACTAAAAAAAGCAAAGAGTGCTTTCCTTGAATTATCTGTACCGGTGGTTCCAATCACCAAAGGTATTGCTATACTCCCTCTCATTGGAGAGGTAGATCCAGAAAGAGCAACACTTTTACTAGAGGAAACATTAAAGAAAGCAAATGAACTAAAATTATCACATTTGCTATTTGACCTCTCCGGAGTGATGATTGTAGATACCATGGTTGCCCATCAAATTTTTAAAATTGTAGACGCATTAGGTCTTCTTGGGGTAAAAACAATATTAATTGGTATCCGGCCTGAAGTTGCCCAGACGATGATTCAACTAGGAATTGATTTTAGCGAAATAACGATAAAAGCAAATCTAGAGCAAGCACTTCTTGGTTTAAATTTAACTATAGATACTTTAGAATAA
- a CDS encoding ISL3 family transposase produces MPFSSFTNIECLRVIQEDQSYMYLVKSKHSSCICPSCHTLSHRIHSQYVRSLQDVPAYGKTTYIKIQTRKFFCDDCSCPQAIFTERFTWLGTYQRKTKRLQEMLKSIALSTSCKVASRLSKHLGIVTSHHTLLRLLHKLKLPSYEPPVHIGIDDFAFKKRCRYGTIIINQETRRPIAILNGRDKETVVKWLEQHPTIQTVTRDGSFTYAKAISQALPHAYQITDRWHILKGLFTAIRETLQQSFPSIWRKTEYKNPTTEPLIIRKTDVQRHQYAEQVWQRALEVKEWKEKGKSIAWISRQMHISRNTVYKDLRRKKKEPISRVRLLDPFLNQLRQWNLSGWTTSRMEAELKKIGYTGCRSTLNEAVSRIRHEYRASATTHSLSRASLLWKIWSEKNRNWLDSLPSACLKEFPLIPQLFEVTRKFRNIVSKRSNQGIPGWIETCKMYSFPALDTFITYIEKDLQGVMAACVDPLSNGLSEGHIHRVKMLKRMMYGRASDELLKKRVLIPLL; encoded by the coding sequence ATGCCTTTTTCTTCTTTCACTAATATAGAATGCTTACGAGTTATACAAGAAGATCAATCTTATATGTATCTAGTAAAATCTAAACATTCCTCTTGTATATGTCCGTCTTGTCATACTCTATCTCACCGTATTCATAGCCAATATGTTCGATCCCTTCAGGATGTACCGGCGTATGGTAAAACAACATATATAAAGATACAAACACGTAAGTTTTTTTGCGATGACTGTAGTTGCCCACAAGCTATTTTTACAGAAAGATTTACGTGGTTAGGGACCTATCAACGCAAAACCAAACGTTTACAAGAGATGTTAAAGTCAATCGCACTATCTACGAGCTGCAAAGTAGCATCTCGGCTGTCTAAGCATCTAGGTATTGTAACCAGTCATCATACGCTTTTACGCCTGCTTCATAAATTGAAGCTGCCTTCTTATGAACCGCCGGTTCATATTGGGATTGATGACTTTGCATTTAAGAAGCGTTGTCGTTACGGTACGATTATTATCAATCAAGAAACCCGAAGACCCATCGCTATTTTAAATGGGAGAGATAAAGAAACAGTCGTAAAATGGCTCGAACAGCATCCAACGATTCAAACGGTGACTCGTGATGGTTCTTTCACATACGCTAAGGCTATCTCTCAAGCGCTGCCTCATGCTTATCAGATTACGGACCGTTGGCATATTCTGAAAGGTTTATTTACAGCAATTCGAGAGACCTTACAACAATCTTTTCCATCTATATGGAGAAAAACAGAATATAAAAATCCTACAACAGAACCACTTATTATCCGCAAGACAGATGTTCAACGCCATCAGTATGCTGAGCAAGTTTGGCAACGCGCCTTAGAAGTGAAAGAGTGGAAAGAAAAAGGGAAATCCATTGCTTGGATTTCGCGTCAAATGCATATTTCACGTAATACAGTCTATAAAGATTTAAGACGCAAGAAAAAAGAGCCTATTAGTCGTGTAAGACTATTAGATCCATTCCTAAATCAATTACGTCAATGGAACCTATCTGGGTGGACGACGAGTCGTATGGAGGCAGAACTTAAAAAGATAGGCTATACAGGATGTCGCTCTACTTTAAATGAAGCCGTTTCGAGAATTCGTCATGAATATAGAGCCAGTGCCACAACGCATTCTTTGTCTAGAGCTTCCCTACTGTGGAAAATATGGAGTGAAAAGAATAGAAACTGGTTAGATTCATTACCTTCGGCATGTTTAAAAGAGTTTCCATTAATACCACAATTATTTGAAGTGACACGTAAATTTAGAAACATCGTGAGTAAACGTAGTAATCAAGGCATACCTGGTTGGATTGAAACATGTAAAATGTATTCGTTTCCAGCTCTCGATACCTTTATAACCTATATAGAAAAAGATTTACAAGGGGTAATGGCTGCTTGTGTTGATCCTTTAAGTAATGGGCTATCTGAAGGACATATACATCGTGTGAAGATGTTAAAACGTATGATGTATGGTCGGGCAAGTGATGAGCTGTTGAAAAAACGAGTGCTCATACCATTATTATAG